The following are encoded together in the Bombus fervidus isolate BK054 chromosome 10, iyBomFerv1, whole genome shotgun sequence genome:
- the 5-ht1 gene encoding serotonin receptor isoform X2, which translates to MVACLVMPLGAVYEINSGWSLGPELCDMWTSSDVLCCTASILHLVAIAVDRYWAVTDLNYIQARNPRRIGMLIVAVWLVSLGISLAPQLGWKDPDYLDRIADGTCLVSQDPAYQIFATCTTFYLPLLVILFLYWRIFQAARKRIRKRPGTIVQPPRERRGILRLVTRRPREESTAFTITRSTPDHSSISPEKSSSYNGANATQSTTVTPSTVSTTTTTTTTTVTNPSSSHSTSSSKRTRETIESKRERKAAKTLAIITGAFVACWLPFFLVALLRATCEACEPPELIASVFLWLGYFNSTLNPVIYTVFSPEFRQAFKRMLCGGSRIIR; encoded by the exons ATAAACTCGGGATGGTCGTTGGGGCCTGAGCTTTGCGACATGTGGACCAGCAGCGACGTCCTCTGCTGCACTGCCTCGATATTGCATCTGGTGGCTATCGCGGTCGACAGATATTGGGCAGTCACCGATCTCAATTATATACAG GCAAGGAATCCACGGCGGATCGGTATGTTGATCGTCGCCGTCTGGTTGGTGTCCTTAGGAATCTCGTTGGCGCCTCAACTTGGCTGGAAGGATCCTGATTATTTGGACCGTATAGCGGATGGGACGTGTCTCGTGTCGCAGGACCCTGCATACCAG ATTTTTGCCACTTGCACCACTTTCTACCTGCCGCTGCTCGTTATTCTATTCCTGTACTGGAGGATATTTCAAGCGGCACGAAAGCGAATCAGAAAGAGACCAGGAACTATCGTGCAACCACCTCGTGAAAGAAGAGGCATCCTTAGACTCGTCACAAGAAG ACCGAGGGAGGAGTCAACAGCGTTCACCATAACAAGATCCACGCCGGACCATTCGTCGATCTCGCCGGAGAAGTCGTCGTCGTACAACGGCGCGAATGCGACGCAGTCGACCACCGTTACACCGTCAACGGTGTCAACGACAACGACCACCACGACGACCACCGTCACCAATCCTTCTAGCAGCCATTCGACCTCCTCGAGCAAGAGAACACGCGAGACGATCGAGTCGAAACGCGAGAGGAAAGCTGCGAAAACGCTGGCGATAATCACCGGGGCGTTCGTCGCGTGTTGGTTGCCTTTCTTCTTGGTCGCGTTGCTTCGTGCCACGTGCGAGGCCTGCGAGCCACCGGAGCTAATAGCGAGCGTCTTCCTGTGGCTGGGCTACTTCAACAGCACCCTGAACCCTGTGATATACACGGTATTTTCACCAGAGTTCAGGCAAGCCTTCAAGAGGATGCTTTGCGGTGGTTCCAGGATAATTCGCTGA